A genome region from Labilibaculum antarcticum includes the following:
- a CDS encoding SusC/RagA family TonB-linked outer membrane protein, with protein sequence MKKSLVSMLILCIIGLQSVLAQSREVSGVVTSADDGLSIPGVSVIVKGTTIGTTTDFDGNFSLNVPEDGKILVFSFVGMKMQEHEITSSTINVVMESESIGMDEVIVTAMGVTREKKALGYAATSIGGDEIGKSQVVNPMNALQGKVAGVDISTAPGPGATQNVMIRGASSFGNSQPLYIVDGVPITNVQNQSGNALNSQVDFGSGINAINPDDIADMTVLKGAAATALYGSRAANGVIMITTKSGKNTDGKMRVSYSGSTTFSRVGRLPDVQKQFGQGWSGERALDENGNWGPAYDGKDRVWGNIVDNSQQVKPYVFLEDRVRDFYEVGKNLKNSVSLSGGNETTTFLLSLSQNSVDGVMPTDSDSYDRYTIATKGSHKAGKLTISANVNFSTEKTKAVASGQGTSVFRSLYESPNDVSIVDQKDYNNKFNNLDNYLTPYGVNPYYVLNENAAEQNKKKLFGKFQLDYDFTDDLRLSYRFGGDYEVALGETHTAIIGFTPGSPNDGSSVANPGNFTESRTERIQINHDVMMTYKKNLNEDFTLNAIAGMNVNERSMTYLDGSINSIDIPDFYNLANSFSPSVSTHESSKRRLIGVYANVDFSYRNYAYLTLTARNDWSSTLPLEQNDYFYPGITGSFLITDFLKYNDIDTGILNFAKVRAAYGMTGNDAEAYAVYDRYVSAFSNNPGYPNIDDLTFPIGGVNSYSASNRLGNPDLKNELTKEFELGFEAQFFNSRLGFDVSYYNRLTEGLIANLPKDPSSGYTTQVANLGDVRNEGLEIAVNFTPVRTANFSWDVAYNVSLNENTIESLDVEEVYLDGFGGASIVAVEGKSMGQFKIASVKKVDIDGVMHTVVDGSGNPQPTTETEFIGKDVDADFRMGLTNTFTYKGFSLGTTLDLSYGGYMYSYTKDYLHWTGSSPESVLNDRKTFLVPNSVVSDGQGGWVENTTAVDPTGLHKFYGDGGGFDGDEDAIIDRSYLKLRNVNLSYALPKSFCSKLHVSSLSLSLSASNILLWTPNENAYIDPETTTFGNDIGAKFGEYGAGPSNEFYTFGLNFTL encoded by the coding sequence ATGAAAAAAAGTTTAGTTTCGATGTTAATTCTATGTATTATAGGATTACAGAGCGTTTTAGCTCAGAGTCGAGAAGTTTCAGGGGTGGTTACTTCAGCCGATGATGGGCTGTCTATCCCAGGAGTTTCCGTAATTGTTAAAGGTACAACCATCGGTACCACTACAGATTTCGATGGTAACTTCTCCTTAAATGTTCCTGAAGACGGAAAGATCTTGGTCTTTTCTTTTGTTGGAATGAAAATGCAGGAGCATGAAATTACTTCTTCTACTATTAATGTTGTAATGGAATCCGAGTCTATTGGTATGGACGAGGTTATTGTAACTGCAATGGGTGTAACTCGTGAAAAGAAAGCATTAGGATATGCTGCAACTTCTATAGGGGGAGATGAGATTGGAAAATCTCAGGTAGTTAATCCAATGAATGCTTTACAAGGTAAAGTTGCTGGTGTTGACATTTCAACAGCTCCAGGACCAGGTGCTACTCAGAATGTAATGATTCGTGGTGCTTCCTCTTTTGGAAATAGCCAGCCTCTTTATATTGTTGACGGAGTACCTATTACCAATGTACAAAACCAATCTGGTAATGCTCTAAATTCACAAGTTGATTTTGGTTCTGGTATCAATGCAATTAATCCTGATGATATTGCAGATATGACAGTATTAAAAGGTGCTGCGGCAACTGCATTATATGGTTCTCGTGCTGCGAATGGTGTTATCATGATTACTACTAAGTCAGGTAAAAATACTGATGGAAAGATGCGCGTTTCTTATAGTGGTTCAACTACTTTCTCTAGAGTTGGTCGTCTTCCTGATGTTCAGAAGCAATTCGGTCAAGGATGGAGCGGTGAAAGAGCTTTGGATGAGAATGGCAACTGGGGTCCTGCTTACGATGGGAAAGATAGAGTATGGGGAAATATTGTTGACAATAGCCAGCAAGTTAAGCCTTATGTATTCTTAGAAGATAGAGTGCGTGATTTTTATGAAGTTGGTAAGAATCTTAAAAACTCAGTTTCTTTGAGTGGTGGTAATGAAACTACAACCTTCCTATTGTCTTTGTCTCAAAACTCGGTTGATGGTGTAATGCCAACTGATAGTGATTCTTACGATAGATATACAATCGCAACTAAAGGATCTCATAAAGCTGGAAAATTAACCATAAGCGCTAATGTGAATTTCAGTACAGAGAAAACAAAAGCAGTTGCTTCTGGTCAAGGTACTTCTGTATTTAGATCTCTTTACGAAAGTCCCAATGATGTCTCTATCGTTGATCAGAAGGATTATAATAATAAATTCAATAATCTGGATAATTATCTTACTCCTTATGGTGTAAATCCTTACTATGTATTGAATGAGAATGCTGCCGAGCAAAATAAGAAAAAACTTTTCGGTAAATTTCAATTAGACTATGACTTTACTGATGATTTGAGATTGAGTTATCGTTTTGGTGGTGATTATGAAGTTGCTTTAGGCGAAACACACACTGCGATTATTGGTTTTACTCCAGGTTCTCCTAACGATGGATCAAGTGTTGCTAATCCGGGTAACTTTACTGAATCAAGAACTGAAAGAATTCAGATCAATCACGATGTGATGATGACCTATAAGAAAAACCTGAATGAGGATTTTACATTAAATGCTATTGCAGGTATGAATGTTAACGAAAGAAGCATGACTTACTTAGATGGAAGTATTAATTCTATCGATATTCCTGATTTTTATAATTTAGCGAATAGTTTCTCTCCTTCTGTTTCTACTCATGAAAGTTCAAAACGTCGTTTAATTGGTGTTTATGCTAATGTTGACTTTAGCTACAGAAACTATGCTTACTTGACATTAACTGCACGTAATGACTGGTCATCGACTTTACCACTTGAGCAAAATGACTATTTTTACCCAGGTATTACAGGAAGTTTCCTAATTACTGATTTCTTAAAGTACAATGATATCGATACTGGTATCTTAAACTTTGCGAAAGTTAGAGCTGCTTACGGTATGACTGGTAATGACGCTGAGGCTTATGCAGTTTATGATCGTTACGTATCAGCTTTTTCAAATAATCCAGGTTATCCAAATATTGATGATTTGACCTTCCCTATTGGTGGCGTTAATTCATATTCTGCTTCGAACCGTTTAGGAAATCCTGATTTGAAGAATGAGTTAACTAAAGAATTTGAACTTGGTTTCGAGGCTCAATTTTTCAATAGCCGTTTAGGTTTCGATGTGTCTTACTATAATCGTTTAACTGAAGGATTGATAGCTAATCTTCCTAAAGATCCATCATCGGGTTATACTACTCAGGTAGCCAATTTAGGTGATGTTCGTAATGAAGGACTTGAAATAGCTGTTAATTTCACTCCTGTTAGGACTGCGAATTTTTCATGGGATGTAGCATATAATGTTTCATTAAATGAAAATACAATTGAGTCTTTAGACGTTGAGGAGGTATATCTTGATGGTTTTGGTGGTGCATCGATTGTTGCTGTAGAAGGAAAATCTATGGGACAGTTTAAAATTGCCTCGGTTAAAAAGGTTGATATTGATGGAGTAATGCATACTGTCGTTGATGGTAGTGGTAATCCACAACCAACCACTGAAACTGAATTCATCGGAAAAGATGTTGATGCTGATTTCAGAATGGGGTTAACCAACACCTTTACTTATAAAGGATTTAGCTTAGGCACAACTCTGGATCTTAGTTATGGTGGATATATGTATTCATATACTAAGGATTATTTACATTGGACAGGTTCTTCTCCTGAATCTGTATTGAATGATAGAAAAACTTTCTTGGTTCCTAATTCTGTTGTTTCTGACGGACAAGGAGGCTGGGTTGAAAATACAACGGCTGTAGATCCTACTGGCTTGCATAAATTTTATGGTGATGGCGGTGGATTCGATGGTGATGAAGATGCTATTATCGACCGTTCTTACTTGAAACTAAGAAATGTAAATTTATCTTATGCGTTACCTAAAAGTTTCTGCAGTAAATTACATGTTAGTTCTTTGAGCTTATCATTAAGCGCTAGCAATATTCTATTGTGGACCCCAAATGAAAATGCTTATATCGATCCTGAAACAACTACTTTTGGTAATGATATAGGTGCTAAATTCGGTGAGTATGGTGCAGGTCCAAGTAACGAATTTTATACTTTTGGTTTAAATTTCACTTTGTAA
- a CDS encoding RagB/SusD family nutrient uptake outer membrane protein produces MKNKYIYALLVPVLLTFFGCEDLDTAPLGEDITTEQKAEVVENDPSKAAAGVNGIFAQFSQYAPNEDALGRVNHFDIGYGSVMMFSDANGCDVVQEDNGYNWMSGSLEYSDRDYTSRETQIIWNDMYAIISNSNNVIGSIDPATEEPVTQFYLGQGLAARAFSYWVLAQLYQFNYVGHESALCVPIITAENAIETSLAGGAPRATVEEVYTLMLSDLNTAITLLKSAEEGGSVRSDKRYVSLAVAYGLRARVNLTMHKYAEAAADATSAIAASDATPASIDEVSDPYFSNIEDSNWMWGVFVAETDDVVASGIINWISHMGSFNYGYCWYSGGRQINKALYNSISSTDIRKGWWTDENSYSANLTDIENAFMVDYQYRPYTQVKFAPYKGEIETSTNANDIPLMRIEEMYLIKAEAEAMSGADGISTLVDFVTTYRDASYSFAGDVQEEVFRQRRIELWGEGMNWFDIMRLNKGIDRRGGGYPNATMIFNIPAGSDILLWRVPEAEIQANPVISNGDNNPAAVAPSPVSE; encoded by the coding sequence ATGAAAAATAAATATATATATGCTTTGTTAGTACCCGTTTTACTAACATTCTTTGGGTGTGAAGATCTAGATACAGCGCCTTTAGGAGAAGATATTACAACAGAGCAAAAAGCAGAAGTTGTAGAAAACGATCCTTCAAAAGCTGCAGCTGGGGTTAATGGTATTTTTGCTCAGTTTTCTCAATATGCACCTAATGAAGATGCTCTAGGTCGAGTTAATCATTTTGATATTGGCTATGGATCTGTAATGATGTTCTCTGATGCTAATGGTTGTGACGTAGTACAAGAGGATAATGGTTATAACTGGATGTCAGGTTCTCTTGAGTATTCAGATCGTGATTATACATCAAGAGAGACACAGATTATTTGGAATGATATGTACGCGATTATTAGTAATTCTAATAATGTAATTGGTTCTATTGATCCAGCAACAGAAGAGCCTGTGACTCAGTTTTATCTAGGTCAAGGTTTGGCAGCACGAGCTTTTAGCTATTGGGTTTTGGCTCAATTGTATCAGTTCAATTATGTTGGTCATGAATCAGCTCTATGTGTTCCAATAATTACTGCTGAAAACGCAATTGAAACGTCTTTGGCTGGTGGTGCACCACGTGCTACAGTTGAAGAGGTTTATACTTTAATGTTAAGTGATCTTAACACTGCTATTACATTATTAAAATCAGCAGAAGAAGGTGGTTCTGTGCGTTCAGATAAACGTTACGTTAGTTTGGCTGTTGCTTATGGACTTCGTGCACGTGTAAATCTAACGATGCATAAGTACGCTGAAGCTGCAGCAGATGCAACTAGTGCAATTGCTGCCAGTGACGCTACGCCAGCGAGTATCGATGAAGTAAGTGATCCTTATTTTTCGAATATCGAAGACTCTAACTGGATGTGGGGCGTTTTTGTTGCTGAAACGGATGATGTGGTTGCCTCTGGTATTATCAACTGGATTTCTCATATGGGTTCTTTTAATTATGGGTACTGTTGGTATAGTGGTGGTAGACAAATTAATAAGGCGCTTTATAATAGTATCTCAAGTACTGATATTCGTAAAGGATGGTGGACTGATGAAAATTCATATTCAGCTAATTTAACTGATATAGAAAATGCATTCATGGTGGATTATCAATACAGACCTTACACTCAAGTGAAATTTGCACCTTATAAGGGTGAGATTGAAACTTCTACAAATGCAAATGATATTCCTTTAATGAGAATTGAAGAAATGTATTTGATTAAAGCAGAGGCTGAAGCTATGAGTGGTGCTGATGGTATAAGTACACTTGTGGACTTTGTTACTACTTATCGTGATGCTTCTTATTCATTTGCAGGTGATGTTCAGGAAGAAGTGTTCCGTCAACGTAGAATTGAATTATGGGGTGAAGGTATGAACTGGTTCGATATTATGCGTTTAAACAAAGGTATTGACCGTCGTGGAGGAGGATATCCAAATGCTACCATGATATTCAACATTCCAGCAGGAAGTGACATTTTATTGTGGAGAGTACCTGAAGCTGAGATTCAGGCTAACCCTGTAATAAGTAATGGTGATAATAACCCTGCAGCAGTAGCACCATCCCCAGTTTCTGAATAA
- a CDS encoding SusC/RagA family TonB-linked outer membrane protein, which translates to MKKSLFSMLILFAIGLQSVLAQSREVSGMVTSADDGLSIPGVSVIVKGTTLGTTTDLEGNYSLNVPADGKVLVFSFVGMTMQEKKITSSTINVVMASESIGMDEVIVVAYGTSTKGSFTGSAAVVGAETLEKRQVSNVSQALSGSVAGVQVLSNNGQPGADATVRVRGVGSINAGTNPLYVVDGIPFDGDLNTISSTDIESMTVLKDAASTALYGARGANGIIMITTKKAKAGKTRVNFDMKVGVNSRSVKNYDVLTSKEEYLGDTYSAIYNAGIYNLGYTPEDAHAYANSKILTNTEGGTGYQVYTFPDGEGLMGTDGKLNPNATLGYSDGDYYYTPDDWEDEMFQNNTRQDYNLSISGGNDKSTYYLSLGYLDDKGVVSGSGFERISGRFKGDHQVKDWLKVGANVNINNITSADPDEQTEVSSSGNAFFIANYIAPIYPMYVRGLDENILLNKGRKVYDYGDGQSTNMNRSFMSIANPAGDLTYNDEKYRSDVINSTWYAEIAPIDGLTVNLRYGLNVNNKRNGSLGNAYQGQSASYGGTAGQEQTRTVGFNQQYVANYQFAAGFDGQFDITAGYDGYKYETENVYANGQNLYNPESYYVDNAIDQIQGGGSKDTYSTEGMFTRINYSLKDTYFFNVAYRRDASSRFSPDNRWGDFWSTSAAWILSNESFMESTSWVNMLKLKASFGEQGNDDIGNYYAYLDQYTVSGADGVFSDGTLSYKGNPDISWETSVSYNVGVDFALLDNKLMGTLEYFGRKSSDMLYYKPVAASLGYTSLPMNIGSMTNSGVEVDLSYTILKSDNFDWTFTGNATFIKNEINELAAELEGELIDGTRIYSEGESMYRMYLVDYAGVDAATGMALYWAEDEAGERYKTEEYSIASEYKVATDNLMPVVYGGFGTSFKAYGFDASVQCAYQLGGKIYDSGYQRLMHGGNASNAGRNYHTDIRNAWTPDNTDTNVPRLDANDKYANSTSTRFITSSDYLSLNNVTIGYSFSDEFVQRLHIEKLRIYFAADNVALWTKRKGLDPRQSYTSATTARYTPIRTISAGINLSF; encoded by the coding sequence ATGAAAAAAAGTTTATTTTCGATGTTAATCCTATTTGCTATAGGATTACAGAGCGTTCTAGCTCAGAGTCGAGAAGTTTCAGGGATGGTTACATCAGCCGATGATGGGCTGTCTATCCCTGGAGTTTCCGTAATTGTAAAAGGTACAACCTTAGGAACTACTACTGACTTAGAAGGTAATTACTCCTTAAATGTTCCTGCGGATGGGAAGGTTTTGGTTTTTTCTTTTGTTGGAATGACTATGCAGGAAAAAAAAATTACTTCTTCTACGATTAATGTTGTAATGGCATCCGAGTCCATTGGTATGGATGAAGTGATTGTAGTGGCTTATGGTACTTCTACAAAGGGTTCTTTTACTGGTTCTGCTGCAGTGGTCGGTGCTGAAACACTTGAGAAACGTCAGGTTTCTAATGTTTCGCAAGCCTTATCAGGTTCAGTAGCTGGTGTGCAAGTTCTTAGTAATAATGGACAGCCAGGTGCTGATGCAACTGTTCGCGTACGTGGGGTTGGTTCTATCAATGCGGGTACGAATCCTTTATATGTAGTAGATGGTATTCCTTTTGATGGTGATTTGAATACTATCAGTTCTACCGATATTGAATCGATGACTGTATTGAAAGATGCTGCTTCTACAGCACTTTATGGTGCTCGTGGAGCCAATGGTATTATCATGATTACAACTAAAAAAGCTAAGGCTGGTAAGACAAGAGTTAATTTTGACATGAAAGTCGGAGTAAACTCTCGTTCTGTTAAAAATTATGATGTGTTAACAAGTAAGGAAGAATACTTAGGGGATACATATTCAGCAATATACAATGCTGGTATCTATAATTTGGGTTATACTCCAGAAGATGCACATGCTTATGCAAATAGTAAGATTTTAACTAACACTGAAGGTGGTACTGGTTACCAAGTTTATACTTTTCCTGACGGTGAAGGATTGATGGGAACTGATGGTAAGCTTAATCCGAATGCAACTTTAGGTTATAGCGACGGCGATTATTATTATACACCAGACGATTGGGAAGATGAAATGTTCCAAAATAATACAAGACAAGATTACAATTTGTCTATTTCAGGTGGTAATGATAAAAGTACTTATTACCTATCTTTAGGTTATCTTGATGATAAAGGTGTTGTTTCTGGATCCGGTTTTGAGAGAATTTCTGGACGTTTTAAGGGAGATCACCAAGTTAAAGATTGGTTAAAAGTTGGAGCAAATGTAAATATTAATAATATTACAAGTGCTGATCCAGATGAGCAAACAGAGGTCTCTTCTAGTGGTAATGCTTTCTTTATCGCAAATTACATTGCACCAATATATCCAATGTATGTACGTGGACTTGACGAAAATATTCTTCTTAATAAAGGACGTAAGGTATATGACTATGGAGATGGTCAGAGTACAAACATGAACCGTTCATTTATGTCGATTGCTAATCCAGCAGGGGATTTAACGTATAACGATGAAAAGTATAGAAGTGATGTTATTAATTCTACATGGTACGCTGAAATTGCCCCAATAGATGGATTAACGGTGAATCTTCGTTATGGATTAAATGTTAACAATAAACGTAATGGTAGCCTAGGTAATGCTTACCAGGGACAAAGTGCTTCTTATGGGGGAACTGCTGGTCAGGAGCAAACAAGAACAGTTGGTTTTAATCAGCAATATGTAGCAAATTATCAGTTTGCTGCAGGTTTTGATGGTCAATTTGATATTACTGCAGGTTATGATGGTTATAAATACGAAACTGAAAACGTTTATGCTAATGGGCAAAATCTATATAACCCTGAATCGTATTATGTAGATAATGCTATTGATCAGATTCAAGGTGGTGGTTCAAAAGACACTTACTCAACTGAAGGTATGTTTACTCGTATCAACTATTCTCTTAAAGATACCTATTTCTTTAATGTAGCTTATCGTCGTGATGCATCATCACGTTTTAGTCCAGACAATCGTTGGGGAGATTTTTGGTCAACTAGTGCCGCATGGATTCTTAGTAATGAGTCATTCATGGAATCGACTTCTTGGGTTAATATGTTGAAATTAAAAGCTTCTTTTGGTGAGCAAGGTAATGATGATATAGGTAATTACTATGCTTATCTTGACCAGTATACGGTTTCTGGAGCAGATGGTGTTTTCTCTGATGGTACTTTATCTTATAAAGGAAATCCAGATATTTCTTGGGAAACTTCGGTATCATATAATGTAGGTGTTGACTTTGCATTGTTAGATAATAAATTAATGGGTACATTAGAGTATTTCGGACGTAAGTCTTCAGATATGTTATACTACAAGCCAGTTGCTGCTAGTTTAGGATATACTTCTCTTCCAATGAATATTGGGTCAATGACCAATTCTGGTGTAGAGGTTGATTTATCGTATACTATCCTAAAAAGCGACAATTTTGATTGGACATTTACTGGTAATGCTACATTCATTAAGAATGAAATTAATGAGTTGGCTGCTGAATTGGAAGGCGAATTAATTGATGGCACTAGAATATATTCTGAAGGTGAATCGATGTATCGTATGTACTTAGTTGACTATGCTGGTGTAGATGCTGCTACTGGAATGGCTTTATATTGGGCTGAAGATGAAGCAGGCGAACGTTATAAAACAGAAGAGTATTCTATTGCTTCAGAATACAAAGTAGCGACTGATAACCTAATGCCAGTTGTTTATGGTGGTTTTGGTACTTCTTTTAAAGCTTATGGTTTTGATGCATCAGTGCAGTGTGCTTATCAATTGGGTGGTAAAATTTATGACTCAGGATACCAGCGTTTAATGCATGGTGGTAATGCAAGTAATGCAGGACGAAACTATCATACAGATATTAGGAACGCTTGGACTCCAGATAATACTGATACTAATGTTCCTCGTTTGGATGCTAATGATAAGTATGCTAATTCGACTTCAACACGTTTTATAACAAGTTCAGATTATTTAAGTCTTAATAATGTGACAATTGGTTATTCTTTCTCTGATGAATTTGTTCAGAGATTACACATTGAAAAACTTCGTATTTATTTCGCAGCAGATAATGTGGCATTGTGGACAAAAAGAAAAGGTTTAGATCCTCGTCAAAGTTATACATCAGCTACAACTGCTCGTTATACACCAATACGAACAATTTCTGCTGGTATTAATTTGTCGTTTTAA
- a CDS encoding gamma carbonic anhydrase family protein → MAFIRDLNGKTPIFGGNCFLAETAVIIGDVEMGNDCSIWYSAVLRGDVHSIRLGNNVNVQDNATIHATYKKSPTTIGNNVSIAHNAVVHGCTIKDNVLIGMAAVILDDAIIESNAIIAAGSVVTKGTHVESGSVYAGAPAKKIKELSPELLEGEINRIANSYAMYASWYKEDEQTLNE, encoded by the coding sequence ATGGCTTTTATAAGAGACTTAAATGGAAAAACTCCGATATTTGGAGGTAATTGCTTTTTAGCTGAGACTGCAGTAATAATTGGTGATGTTGAAATGGGTAATGATTGCAGTATTTGGTACAGTGCTGTTTTACGTGGAGATGTTCACTCTATCCGTCTTGGGAACAATGTAAATGTACAAGACAATGCGACTATACATGCGACTTATAAAAAATCGCCAACAACCATCGGAAATAACGTTTCTATTGCCCACAATGCGGTGGTTCATGGCTGTACGATAAAAGACAACGTTCTTATTGGTATGGCTGCGGTTATTTTGGATGATGCTATTATTGAAAGCAACGCTATTATTGCTGCAGGATCAGTTGTTACGAAAGGTACACATGTGGAATCAGGTAGTGTATATGCAGGTGCTCCTGCAAAAAAAATAAAGGAATTGAGTCCGGAACTGTTAGAAGGAGAAATTAATCGCATTGCCAACAGCTATGCGATGTATGCCAGTTGGTACAAAGAAGATGAACAAACTTTGAATGAGTAA
- the murI gene encoding glutamate racemase, with the protein MIKNSQPIGVFDSGYGGLTVLNELLKALPEYDFVYLGDNARSPYGTRSYDVVYDYTLEAVEQLFSMGCELVILACNTASAKALRTIQQCDLPKINSNRRVLGVIRPSVEEVSKITKTHHIGIMGTVGTIRSNSYPLEIAKLFPDVVVLQEACPMWVPLVENNEIDTNGGRYFIKKNIDSLLAKDPLIDSIILGCTHYPLMQTEIRKILPDHIQLISQGEIVARSLKDYLFRHPEMDERCSKNSNCEFFTTEFVDSFEEKASRFLNISLKAQHISY; encoded by the coding sequence ATGATAAAAAATAGTCAGCCAATTGGTGTTTTTGATTCAGGATACGGTGGTTTAACCGTATTAAACGAGTTGCTTAAAGCGCTTCCTGAGTACGATTTTGTTTATTTAGGAGATAATGCCAGAAGTCCGTATGGTACACGATCCTATGATGTCGTATATGACTACACATTAGAGGCCGTAGAGCAGCTTTTCTCAATGGGTTGTGAGTTAGTAATACTTGCGTGTAATACTGCTTCTGCAAAAGCATTACGAACGATTCAACAATGCGATTTACCTAAAATTAATTCCAATAGAAGGGTGTTGGGAGTCATTCGGCCTAGTGTTGAAGAGGTTTCTAAAATCACCAAGACACATCATATCGGCATAATGGGAACCGTTGGTACAATTCGATCGAATTCGTATCCGCTGGAGATTGCTAAATTATTTCCTGATGTGGTGGTGTTACAGGAGGCCTGCCCAATGTGGGTTCCTTTGGTTGAAAATAACGAGATTGACACGAACGGTGGAAGATATTTTATTAAAAAGAACATCGATAGTTTATTGGCGAAAGACCCTCTTATTGACTCAATAATTTTAGGGTGTACACATTATCCTTTAATGCAAACCGAGATTAGGAAAATCCTACCAGATCACATTCAGTTGATTTCTCAGGGGGAGATTGTTGCACGAAGTTTAAAAGATTATCTTTTCCGACATCCAGAAATGGATGAGAGGTGCTCCAAAAACTCAAATTGTGAATTCTTTACGACTGAATTTGTAGATAGTTTTGAGGAGAAAGCGAGTCGTTTTCTGAATATAAGTTTAAAAGCTCAGCATATTAGCTATTAA
- a CDS encoding OmpH family outer membrane protein — protein sequence MRHFVKVTLLAIILSAGSSTFAQTLKFGHIDSNKLLSIMPEKDEAQIKIKAIATEYDAQLKSMNVEYQSLVAAYVEKREALSEVDRADKEKEIQGLQKRMQEYDGFAQQDIQNKQNELLKPIFDKASTAIKAVGAENGFIYVFDISTGVILFNSNNSVDIMPLVKAKLGIQ from the coding sequence ATGAGACATTTTGTTAAAGTAACTTTATTAGCCATTATCCTATCCGCAGGTTCAAGTACATTTGCTCAAACCTTAAAATTTGGCCATATCGACTCAAATAAATTATTGTCGATTATGCCTGAGAAAGACGAGGCGCAAATCAAAATTAAGGCTATTGCTACTGAGTATGATGCTCAACTGAAATCGATGAACGTTGAATATCAATCACTTGTTGCCGCATATGTGGAGAAAAGAGAGGCTCTTTCAGAGGTGGATAGAGCTGACAAGGAAAAAGAAATTCAAGGTTTACAGAAGCGTATGCAGGAATATGATGGCTTTGCTCAGCAAGATATTCAAAACAAGCAAAATGAATTGTTGAAACCTATTTTCGATAAGGCTTCTACAGCAATTAAAGCAGTAGGTGCAGAAAATGGATTTATTTATGTTTTTGATATCAGTACCGGCGTAATTTTATTCAACTCAAATAATAGTGTTGATATTATGCCATTGGTAAAAGCAAAATTAGGAATTCAGTAA
- a CDS encoding OmpH family outer membrane protein has product MKRLVLIIGCICVLIGNLYSQQRYGFVDTEYILSKMPDYKNAQEQLDQISNNWQIEIEKVASEIKELQTKFRADEVFLSSEMREKREKEIFNKEISAQKLQQKYFGINGDLYKKRQELIKPIQDDIYEAIKEIAKDGTYGMIIDRANGPTIIYSNQKFDLSDKVLYKLGIRTN; this is encoded by the coding sequence ATGAAGCGTTTAGTATTAATAATTGGATGTATATGTGTATTGATTGGGAATTTGTATTCTCAACAACGATATGGATTCGTTGATACAGAATATATTCTCAGTAAAATGCCGGATTATAAAAATGCTCAGGAACAACTTGATCAGATATCAAATAATTGGCAAATCGAAATTGAGAAAGTAGCTTCGGAAATAAAAGAATTGCAAACAAAGTTTAGGGCTGATGAGGTTTTTTTATCCTCAGAAATGAGAGAGAAACGTGAAAAAGAAATTTTCAACAAGGAAATTTCTGCACAAAAACTTCAGCAGAAATATTTCGGAATAAATGGAGATCTTTATAAAAAACGTCAGGAATTAATTAAACCAATTCAAGATGATATTTATGAGGCCATAAAAGAAATTGCAAAAGACGGGACTTATGGTATGATTATTGATCGTGCTAATGGACCAACAATAATATACAGCAATCAAAAGTTTGATTTAAGCGATAAAGTGCTGTATAAGTTAGGTATTAGAACTAATTAA